The following proteins come from a genomic window of Lachnoclostridium phytofermentans ISDg:
- a CDS encoding TetR/AcrR family transcriptional regulator, which produces MNEKFLELPEEKQLRVINATMEVFAKNDYKHAVTDDIASKAGISKGLLFYYFNNKKNLYSYVFHYTMDIMRKQILDEKFQEIDDFFELLEYASYKKCVLIERNPYLMDFSMKCIFGDKENVSLDLQKDISQETATIFSVYFKNINLNKFRDDISPEYLIRMLTWISEGYVLEKKMQGKELVIDEIMADFKQWTQYFRKIAYKEEYLNESN; this is translated from the coding sequence ATGAATGAGAAGTTTTTGGAGCTACCTGAGGAAAAACAGTTACGAGTGATAAATGCAACTATGGAAGTTTTTGCAAAGAATGATTATAAGCATGCTGTTACGGATGACATTGCATCTAAAGCAGGAATCTCGAAAGGATTATTATTTTATTATTTTAATAATAAGAAAAATCTATATTCGTATGTATTTCACTATACTATGGATATTATGCGAAAACAAATTTTAGATGAAAAATTTCAAGAGATTGATGATTTCTTTGAATTACTCGAATATGCATCGTATAAAAAGTGTGTACTTATAGAAAGAAATCCATATCTTATGGATTTTTCAATGAAATGCATATTTGGTGATAAAGAGAATGTGTCGCTAGATTTGCAGAAAGACATTTCGCAAGAAACTGCAACGATTTTTTCGGTGTATTTTAAAAATATTAACCTTAATAAATTCCGTGATGATATATCACCAGAATATTTAATTAGGATGCTTACCTGGATATCTGAAGGTTATGTCCTTGAGAAAAAGATGCAGGGGAAGGAACTTGTGATTGATGAAATTATGGCTGATTTTAAACAATGGACTCAGTATTTTCGAAAGATTGCATACAAGGAGGAGTATTTAAATGAAAGTAATTGA
- a CDS encoding HelD family protein — protein MELDRYSREYEEQHLKECVNVIEQNIEKYAKQEAILAGDIKEMYDHYHDDSPEIYTELSNTMTMHGSIKMALNKNRKALQKPYFGRIDYLDHEDDKKSTLYLGKNGVMKSATEIEVIDWRAPISSVYYESEVGECNYRVPEGELREIKLNLKRTYEVEKDKLLDFYDSEVVANDELLTKYLAKNKEAVLGEIIATIQKEQNDIIRQSPFHNVVVQGVAGSGKTTVAMHRISYILYNYQEKFRPKEFFIIGSNRILLDYITSILPDLDVYGINQMTLEQFCLFLLDEDIITDKYKIISHIQKDKKEYKKFAERKGSLSYLKELDAYLNQREIEMIPRKTVVYEDEVLFSEEAFDDFLKNNQMWSTQAKITMLNERALNKIRNYFTGRDYEYEKEEKKVAIKQFNNYYGPKKWKYALITLYQEFLQWMLTKTEGEEQLGINDCILSLSKKEVDVYDLAALLYIKRRMVLTEEMEDARHVVVDEAQDYGAMVFGVLRYVLPRCTFTVMGDVSQNINYDSGMNDWEALKQEVFNKDRDTFGVLAKSYRNTIEISNYATSILSHCSFPTYQVEPIIRHGAMVAKHQVAKESEMVSNAVRIIKSWQETGYDTIAVICKDSESTEKVSKLLSKQMEVMEGSLENAVFSKGVMVLPIQLTKGLEFDTVLLWNPNQESYEKSDANAKLLYVAATRALHELTMVYQNKLSELL, from the coding sequence ATGGAATTAGATCGTTATAGCAGGGAGTATGAAGAGCAACATTTAAAAGAATGTGTGAACGTAATCGAACAAAATATTGAGAAATATGCGAAACAAGAAGCAATACTTGCAGGTGACATTAAAGAAATGTATGACCATTACCATGATGATAGCCCAGAGATTTATACCGAGTTATCGAATACAATGACGATGCACGGAAGTATTAAGATGGCATTAAATAAAAATCGAAAAGCGTTACAGAAGCCTTATTTCGGGCGAATCGATTATTTAGATCATGAGGATGATAAAAAGAGTACCTTATACTTAGGGAAAAACGGTGTCATGAAAAGTGCTACCGAGATAGAAGTAATTGACTGGAGAGCACCGATTTCCAGTGTTTATTACGAAAGTGAGGTAGGAGAATGTAACTATAGAGTTCCAGAAGGAGAGTTAAGAGAAATAAAACTTAACCTTAAACGAACTTATGAAGTTGAGAAAGACAAATTGCTTGATTTTTATGATTCCGAAGTAGTTGCCAATGATGAGCTCTTAACGAAGTATCTAGCAAAGAATAAAGAAGCAGTATTAGGTGAGATTATTGCAACGATACAGAAGGAACAAAATGATATTATAAGACAATCTCCATTTCATAATGTTGTTGTGCAAGGGGTTGCTGGAAGTGGTAAGACTACGGTTGCGATGCATCGTATCTCCTATATACTTTATAACTATCAGGAGAAGTTTCGTCCAAAGGAGTTTTTCATTATAGGTAGTAATAGAATCTTACTTGATTATATCACAAGTATATTACCTGACCTTGACGTTTACGGAATAAATCAAATGACGTTAGAGCAGTTCTGTCTATTCTTATTAGACGAAGATATTATTACAGATAAGTACAAAATAATATCGCATATTCAAAAGGATAAGAAGGAATATAAAAAGTTTGCAGAACGAAAAGGGTCATTATCCTACCTTAAGGAGTTAGATGCGTATTTAAATCAGAGAGAAATTGAAATGATTCCCAGAAAAACAGTAGTCTATGAGGATGAGGTACTTTTTTCAGAAGAAGCATTTGATGATTTTTTGAAAAACAATCAGATGTGGTCAACCCAAGCGAAAATCACAATGTTAAATGAAAGAGCTCTGAATAAAATTAGGAACTACTTTACCGGTAGAGATTATGAATATGAAAAAGAAGAAAAAAAGGTTGCGATTAAACAATTTAACAATTATTACGGTCCTAAGAAGTGGAAATATGCGCTTATCACGCTTTATCAGGAATTCTTACAGTGGATGCTTACAAAAACTGAGGGAGAGGAACAACTTGGTATCAATGACTGTATCTTAAGTCTTAGTAAAAAAGAGGTAGATGTCTACGATTTAGCAGCATTATTGTATATCAAACGACGAATGGTACTCACCGAGGAGATGGAAGATGCAAGACATGTTGTAGTTGATGAGGCTCAGGATTATGGTGCTATGGTGTTCGGTGTCTTGCGTTATGTACTACCTCGTTGCACATTTACAGTGATGGGAGACGTTTCTCAGAATATTAATTACGATTCTGGTATGAATGACTGGGAAGCATTAAAACAAGAGGTGTTTAACAAGGATCGAGATACCTTTGGCGTGTTAGCAAAGAGTTATCGTAATACAATAGAAATCTCAAATTATGCGACCAGTATCTTATCACATTGCTCGTTCCCTACGTATCAGGTAGAACCTATTATCCGCCATGGAGCTATGGTTGCGAAGCATCAAGTGGCAAAGGAATCAGAGATGGTATCAAATGCAGTAAGAATTATAAAGTCTTGGCAGGAGACTGGATATGATACGATAGCGGTTATCTGTAAAGATAGTGAGAGTACAGAAAAGGTAAGTAAACTTCTTAGTAAACAGATGGAAGTTATGGAAGGAAGCCTAGAAAATGCAGTATTTTCAAAAGGAGTTATGGTACTTCCGATTCAGTTAACTAAAGGTCTTGAGTTTGATACCGTTCTGTTATGGAATCCGAATCAGGAGAGTTATGAAAAGAGTGATGCGAATGCAAAACTTCTTTATGTAGCTGCAACAAGAGCTTTACACGAGCTGACGATGGTTTATCAAAACAAGCTTTCGGAATTATTATAA